A single Glycine soja cultivar W05 chromosome 14, ASM419377v2, whole genome shotgun sequence DNA region contains:
- the LOC114383918 gene encoding merozoite surface protein CMZ-8-like codes for MESRKRARTEDIPSSSTPAPPSVTVGQDVQSSLTLVPMLQSLFRGQFILMHSLQELAHNRPMIFMEHFLEQVACPEAQLPLVRPNEAVPPEPTHVQVNSEPANPQSPVVNPPSSPELETVPPSPPLIVISDASSDEAAAPLDSPAAKTVDPPVSPIGGISDLSDSSSGKVVALTDSPV; via the coding sequence ATGGAATCAAGAAAAAGAGCTAGAACAGAAGATATCCCTTCGTCATCCACTCCAGCTCCTCCGTCAGTAACTGTAGGACAGGATGTGCAAAGCTCACTAACTTTAGTTCCTATGCTACAAAGCTTATTCCGAGGACAGTTTATTCTCATGCACAGCCTACAAGAGTTGGCTCACAATAGGCCAATGATATTTATGGAACATTTTCTTGAGCAAGTAGCCTGTCCTGAAGCTCAACTTCCATTGGTGAGACCCAACGAGGCTGTTCCGCCTGAGCCCACACATGTACAGGTCAATTCAGAGCCAGCTAACCCACAATCTCCAGTGGTGAATCCACCTTCTTCGCCTGAGCTTGAAACAGTTCCCCCATCTCCTCCTCTGATTGTCATTTCTGACGCATCATCAGATGAAGCAGCTGCTCCTCTTGATTCACCAGCTGCAAAAACAGTTGACCCCCCTGTTTCCCCAATTGGAGGAATTTCTGATCTTTCTGATTCATCATCTGGAAAAGTTGTTGCTCTCACTGATTCCCCAGTTTAA